In the genome of Parus major isolate Abel chromosome 2, Parus_major1.1, whole genome shotgun sequence, one region contains:
- the LOC107214296 gene encoding C-C chemokine receptor type 5-like, producing MGNETTDVTDWPLTTEFDYSDSTPCTATEEKHFAAKFLPPLYSLVVIFGLTGNMLVVLILVKYKRLKSMTDIYLLNLAVSDLLFVFSLPFWAYYAVHDWIFGEALCRILSGVYLLGFYSGIFFIILLTLDRYLAIVHAVFALKARTVTYGILASVVTWAVATLISVPGVVFHKTQKESSHSTCSAHFPSDSTINWKYSFILKMNILGLIVPMLIMIFSYSQILKTLLRSKNEKKQKAVKLIFVIMIFYFIFWTPFHISSFLHTFQNSFFIPNCELKGQLEKAIQVTETISMIHCCINPVIYAFIGEKFRAYLYTFFRKHVAPHLCKKCPSLYREKLERASSTFTQSTAEHDISIGL from the coding sequence ATGGGAAATGAAACCACAGACGTCACTGACTGGCCACTGACAACAGAATTTGACTACAGTGATTCAACACCATGCACGGCAACTGAGGAAAAGCACTTTGCAGCAAAATTTTTGCCACCTCTTTATTCTTTAGTGGTGATATTTGGCCTGACAGGCAACATGCTTGTTGTCCTTATCCTGGTAAAATACAAGAGGCTGAAGAGTATGACTGACATCTACCTGCTCAACTTGGCAGTTTCTGATCTGCTGTTTGTATTTTCGCTCCCTTTTTGGGCTTATTACGCAGTTCACGACTGGATTTTTGGGGAGGCGCTGTGTCGAATTCTGTCAGGTGTCTACCTCCTTGGCTTTTACAGTGGCATCTTTTTCATAATCCTGCTGACCCTGGACAGGTACCTGGCCATAGTGCATGCGGTGTTTGCTTTGAAAGCCAGGACAGTCACCTACGGCATCCTCGCCAGCGTTGTCACTTGGGCTGTTGCTACTCTTATTTCTGTCCCTGGGGTAGTATTTCACAAAACTCAGAAGGAAAGTTCACATAGTACTTGCAGTGCTCATTTTCCAAGTGATTCCACTATAAATTGGAAgtactcttttattttaaagatgaacaTTCTGGGACTTATTGTTCCAATGCTCATTATGATTTTCAGTTACTCACAAATTCTAAAAACATTATTGAGATCtaagaatgagaaaaaacagaaggcaGTCAAACTTATTTTTGTAATCATGATTTTTTACTTCATCTTCTGGACACCATtccatatttcttcttttttgcatacatttcaaaattcatttttcatccCAAATTGTGAACTTAAAGGCCAACTGGAGAAGGCAATTCAAGTGACAGAAACAATCTCAATGATCCACTGTTGCATCAATCCTGTAATTTATGCCTTCATTGGAGAAAAATTTAGGGCATATCTTTATACCTTTTTCCGAAAGCATGTCGCACCTCACCTTTGCAAAAAATGTCCAAGTCTTTATCgtgaaaaactggaaagagCCAGTTCCACATTCACACAATCCACTGCAGAGCACGACATCTCTATTGGactgtaa
- the LOC107198521 gene encoding C-C chemokine receptor type 8-like encodes MNPTSQFLGTTEYDYGYDENTAPCNEGNNFRRFKSLFLPILYCLVFVFCLLGNSLVLWVLLTRKRLTTMTDICLLNLAASDLLFVLPLPFQAHYASDQWVFGNAMCKIMAGIYYTGFYSSIFFITLMSVDRYIAIVHAVYAMRIRTATCGIIISLILWLVAGLASVPNIMFSQELEIEQVLQCVPTYPPGDNTWKVASQFAANILGLLIPFSILVCCYTQILKNLQKCKNQNKVKAIKMIFIIVIVFFLFWTPFNIALFLDSLQSLHIINDCKASSQIALALQLTETISFIHCCLNPIIYAFAGVTFKAHLKGLLQSCGRVLSSPAGGAGAGQSFLAPSQVSGWSDSAGVL; translated from the coding sequence ATGAATCCCACCAGCCAATTCCTTGGCACAACAGAATATGACTATGGATACGATGAAAACACCGCTCCGTGTAACGAAGGAAACAACTTTCGCAGGTTTAAATCCCTCTTTCTGCCAATTCTTTACTGCCTTGTGTTTGTCTTCTGCCTCCTGGGAAACTCCTTGGTTCTCTGGGTTCTCCTGACCAGGAAAAGGCTGACAACAATGACTGACATCTGCCTGCTGAACCTCGCAGCCTCTGATCTCCTCTTCGTTTTGCCCCTCCCTTTCCAAGCCCACTATGCTTCAGACCAGTGGGTTTTTGGCAATGCCATGTGTAAGATAATGGCTGGCATTTACTACACAGGTTTTTATagcagtattttctttataacCCTCATGAGCGTGGACAGGTACATAGCGATTGTCCATGCTGTCTATGCCATGAGGATAAGGACAGCCACTTGTGGCATAATTATCAGCTTGATCCTGTGGCTGGTGGCCGGCTTGGCTTCTGTACCCAACATCATgttcagccaggagctggagatcGAGCAGGTTTTGCAGTGTGTCCCCACATACCCCCCAGGTGACAATACCTGGAAGGTTGCTTCTCAGTTTGCAGCCAATATCTTGGGCCTCTTAATTCCCTTTAGCATCCTTGTTTGCTGCTACACTCAGATAttaaaaaacctgcaaaaatgtaaaaaccaGAACAAGGTCAAGGCGATCAAGATGATCTTCATCATCGTCatagttttcttccttttctggaCTCCTTTCAACATCGCGCTGTTCCTCGactctctgcagagcctgcacATCATCAATGACTGCAAGGCGAGCTCCCAGATAGCACTGGCCCTGCAGCTGACAGAAACCATCTCCTTCATCCACTGCTGTCTGAACCCCATCATCTACGCCTTCGCTGGCGTGACATTCAAGGCCCATCTGAAAGGACTCCTTCAGTCCTGTGGTCGTgtcctctccagccctgccgGAGGTGCCGGGGCTGGACAGTCGTTTTTGGCACCCTCCCAGGTCTCTGGCTGGTCTGACAGCGCAGGAGTCCTGTGA